In Actinomycetota bacterium, one genomic interval encodes:
- a CDS encoding CsbD family protein: MGAKGDETKGRLKEAVGDLTGNDRLKREGKADRAGSKVKGKVNEAVDKVKGVVGR; this comes from the coding sequence ATGGGAGCGAAGGGCGATGAGACCAAGGGTCGCCTCAAGGAGGCCGTAGGGGACCTGACCGGCAACGATCGGCTCAAGCGAGAGGGCAAGGCCGACAGGGCCGGCTCGAAGGTGAAGGGGAAGGTCAACGAGGCGGTCGACAAGGTCAAGGGCGTCGTCGGGCGATGA